The Pyrus communis chromosome 2, drPyrComm1.1, whole genome shotgun sequence genome includes a window with the following:
- the LOC137725886 gene encoding proline-rich protein 4-like codes for MKIFQKCFWLCVLFVSFSHAEQTIEVVGVGECTDCARNNIKTSQAFSGLRVTIDCKPENGHFKTRGVGELNEQGEFKVSLPKEIVKEENQLKEECYAQLHSASAAPCAAHDGLKSTKIVFKSKASDGTQTLGVAGGNLKFSPVTCTSAFFWPHKKHPLFSKLPPLPKLPPFHKSHPIFGHPLPFPPKVFPPKVPIFKKPFPPPVPIYKKPVPPPVPVYKKPLPPPVPVYKKPHPPPVPVYKKPNPPPTPVYKKPNPPPVPVYKKPCPPPTPIYKKPLPPPVPAYKKPLPPPVPVYKKPFPPPVPIYKKPLPPPVPIYIKPLPPPVPIYTKPLPPPIPFYKPKPHPFKPLPPLPKIPHPFFKKPPLPPLHPKYYFPHPKPKLPHPFLKKPPLPPLHPKYYFPHPKPKLPHPFLKKPPLPPLHPKYYFPHPKPKLPHPFFKKPPLPPLHPKYYFPHPKPKLPPIPKIP; via the exons ATGAAGATTTTCCAAAAGTGCTTCTGGCTGTGTGTGCTTTTTGTGAGCTTTAGCCATGCTGAGCAGACAATTGAGGTAGTTGGGGTTGGAGAATGCACTGACTGTGCTCGGAATAACATTAAGACTAGCCAAGCCTTTTCAG GTCTTCGTGTAACAATTGACTGCAAGCCCGAAAATGGGCACTTCAAAACAAGAGGTGTTGGGGAGCTTAATGAACAGGGAGAGTTCAAAGTCTCACTTCCTAAAGAGATTGTGAAAGAAGAAAACCAACTAAAAGAGGAATGTTATGCCCAACTCCACAGTGCATCAGCTGCCCCTTGTGCTGCCCATGACGGCCTAAAATCCACAAAAATAGTCTTCAAGTCCAAGGCAAGTGATGGGACACAAACCCTTGGAGTGGCTGGTGGAAATCTCAAATTTTCACCTGTGACTTGCACTTCTGCCTTCTTTTGGCCTCACAAGAAGCATCCACTTTTTTCCAAATTGCCACCTTTGCCTAAGTTGCCACCTTTCCATAAATCTCACCCAATTTTTGGACACCCATTGCCATTCCCTCCTAAGGTCTTCCCTCCAAAAGTTCCAATCTTCAAGAAGCCTTTTCCTCCACCAGTGCCAATCTACAAGAAGCCAGTCCCTCCACCAGTACCAGTCTACAAGAAGCCTCTCCCTCCCCCCGTACCAGTCTACAAGAAGCCTCACCCTCCGCCCGTCCCAGTCTACAAGAAACCTAACCCTCCACCCACCCCAGTATACAAGAAACCTAACCCTCCACCAGTCCCAGTATACAAGAAACCTTGCCCTCCACCAACACCAATCTACAAGAAACCTCTCCCTCCACCCGTCCCAGCCTATAAGAAGCCTCTTCCACCACCAGTTCCAGTATACAAGAAGCCATTTCCACCACCAGTCCCCATATACAAGAAGCCGCTTCCACCACCAGTCCCAATATACATAAAGCCACTTCCACCACCAGTCCCAATATACACAAAGCCACTTCCACCACCCATCCCATTCTACAAGCCAAAGCCACACCCATTCAAGCCTCTCCCTCCATTGCCAAAGATTCCTCATCCATTCTTTAAGAAACCACCACTCCCGCCACTCcacccaaaatattatttcccTCACCCAAAGCCCAAGCTTCCTCATCCATTCTTGAAGAAACCACCACTCCCGCCACTCcacccaaaatattatttcccTCACCCAAAGCCCAAGCTTCCTCATCCATTCTTGAAGAAACCACCACTCCCGCCACTCcacccaaaatattatttcccTCACCCAAAGCCCAAGCTTCCTCATCCATTCTTTAAGAAACCACCACTCCCGCCACTCCACCCAAAATATTACTTCCCTCACCCAAAGCCCAAGCTTCCTCCCATCCCCAAAATCCCATAA